One window from the genome of Pelobates fuscus isolate aPelFus1 chromosome 13, aPelFus1.pri, whole genome shotgun sequence encodes:
- the LOC134583045 gene encoding zinc finger protein 501-like — translation MDPEIIPKIEEEDEQYASSSQDSQQSDLPNTSTDTGSPSALVPKDSPVSPEIDAITESSYPIERLRKRRKKIIAVGELNKEFIPDWEQQMQPTDNENSSEENKDAEYVHYARKRTHRVRKNTGKGIKRSMDLTKVTIQYTPYKPQKQFICSDCGRAFISTSQLIIHQRSHTGERPFECATCGKCFMRKSSLQIHERVHTGERPYPCTDCGKRFTTSAGLTTHKRIHTGERPYVCCECGKSFTSNSSLFIHNRTHRGERPYICVECGKTFSCTSALVIHKRSHTGEKPFTCEMCGKSFADNSRLVKHRTTHTGDWAHVCAVCGKGFTCMSNLTIHHRSHTGERPYECNKCDKRFAKTRDLKRHVQAHTGERPFACSECGKRFMRKSHLTTHLKIHANQPILIP, via the coding sequence aTACTGGTTCACCAAGCGCACTTGTGCCAAAAGACTCTCCTGTTTCACCAGAGATAGATGCGATTACTGAATCTAGTTATCCAATAGAAAGATTAAGGAAGCGGAGGAAAAAAATCATTGCTGTTGGAGAGTTGAACAAGGAATTCATACCAGACTGGGAGCAACAGATGCAACCAACAGATAATGAGAATAGCTCAGAAGAAAACAAGGATGCTGAGTATGTACATTACGCTAGGAAACGTACACACCGTGTGCGAAAAAACACAGGGAAGGGCATCAAACGCTCAATGGATTTAACCAAAGTTACCATTCAGTATACACCTTACAAGCCACAGAAACAGTTTATATGTTCGGATTGTGGAAGAGCCTTCATTTCAACATCACAGTTGATCATACACCAGAGGTCACACACCGGAGAGAGACCTTTTGAATGTGCCACGTGTGGGAAATGCTTCATGAGAAAGTCTTCCCTTCAGATTCATGAAAGGGTCCATACTGGAGAAAGGCCATATCCATGTACTGATTGTGGTAAGAGGTTCACCACCAGCGCTGGTCTCACCACACATAAAAGAATCCACACAGGAGAGCGACCCTATGTATGCTGTGAATGTGGTAAGAGCTTCACCAGTAACTCTTCTCTGTTCATACATAACagaacacacagaggagagaggCCATATATATGTGTTGAATGTGGGAAAACCTTTTCTTGTACATCTGCTCTGGTTATCCACAAGCGGTCGCACACCGGAGAGAAGCCGTTTACTTGTGAAATGTGCGGGAAAAGTTTTGCTGATAATTCGAGACTTGTTAAACACAGGACGACTCACACAGGAGATTGGGCGCATGTTTGTGCTGTGTGCGGCAAAGGTTTCACATGCATGTCTAATCTTACCATTCACCATAGATCGCACACTGGAGAACGACCTTATGAATGCAATAAGTGTGATAAGCGGTTCGCCAAAACAAGAGATCTTAAAAGACATGTGCAAGCTCATACCGGAGAAAGACCATTTGCCTGCTCTGAATGTGGCAAGCGATTTATGCGCAAGTCTCATCTTACCACCCACTTGAAAATTCACGCCAACCAACCTATTCTAATCCCCTGA